The proteins below come from a single Malus sylvestris chromosome 3, drMalSylv7.2, whole genome shotgun sequence genomic window:
- the LOC126615219 gene encoding putative disease resistance protein RGA3 isoform X3 yields MEGKIAETVFTFSVEGILSKVASLAAQELSLAWGFKAELKRLRESLLTIQDFLGAVSGAVSDQPQDRVKAVEEWVMKLKGIAQDAEDVMDEFDYEVVRRKVELQNHMKKKVLNFFSLSNPLAFRLKMAHKIQKINQSLLYLKRDASFIGLVSKSKDAIPQESRWDRQTNSLIGRDEITVGREEVVSEIVATLTDSQSNQENLAVMPIVGMGGLGKTTLAKSVYNEDSILKFFEKRIWVCVSDTFEVNLILLKMLEQLKPANAPSSKDNQEALLKFLKDELKDKRYLFVLDDVWNEDPIKWENLMECFSKLHSAGGSKIIVTTRSSKVASISEKLLQRHELGKLSVDECWSIMKNRAFPNSNAHIAPEFHTVGKEIAKNCGGVPLVAKVLGGILRNKKDIEEWSSFKESRIWENLSKGQDRIMPVLKLSFDNLESPSLKQCFAYCSMFKKDFEIQRENLIQLWMAQGLLHSSHGESKDMEDIGNEYFDNLLQSSLFQDAGMGHNGIVRECKMHDLVHDMAELVSKSESLRGDLRGIDNTNEIRHVARVSTSVLDKLPKRSARKLRSLFFDDGEVPRNILARFKALRVLNLSNANIEEFPVSVGRLKHLRYLDISETKFKSLPKSIGKLYNLQTLRATNCALKEFPKDLQNLTNLRHIYFDKSTKFPQGISRLTCLRTLPYFLVGNEIGCQIEELAGLKHLKGELIICNLEHVKNGEEAKTATLEDKKEICHLSFKWTEYRSITNNSEEGDVLEGLRPHPGLESLRIKNFMGDRFPSWMILLNNLKKIQLLGCDKCEGVPPLGHLPNLTELEINGMANLTCLGAEFYVYDLDHNVAKTSKEKITLFPALKVLHIVKCNNLIKWMEAPMMSTQKVVVFPCLEELDIKDCSKLRNVPSHFPSLQKLVINSSDSGMPIEEISRELTTLVSLKIEGIKELTCLPQGILKNNNNLSSLTISGCDDLTCIAPDVFGSCGSLKRLSIGGCKKLRHLLDGLDTLPLLEYLSIGGCDSLELIPITQGMTSLRKLHISDCKQLADGLDIPPLLENLSIRWCPSLELIPITHDMASLRELEIEYCGRLSGLPSGIRYCPSLQKLSLKGCDGVTSGPLIVWASLVELMVWECNNLTSIEIKGGVSSLQKLMIRYCEELSSLPALPPSLKELWISECPKVQSNSISLQSFSDLRTFTSLRRLTIRKCEGLESWVSRLQFPLSLESLTIEDFPNLEILPSLDNLTSLRYLGIVNWRKLKDLPTGLQRLPHLEGLSIGGFWEELDSFPDFQVGSLMHLTMLSLYGWPKLKSLPQQIQHLTSLTSLSLYDFGGVETLPEWLGLGSLTSLTYLYIGGCENLMNLPSVQAMQRLTKLRTLHIYRCHPLLKQRCSRDSGTDWPKISHIPEIMIDGQIIQSLDGR; encoded by the exons ATGGAAGGGAAGATTGCAGAAACTGTGTTTACTTTTTCTGTTGAGGGAATACTGTCGAAGGTGGCGTCACTTGCTGCTCAAGAACTGAGTCTTGCGTGGGGTTTCAAAGCTGAACTCAAACGGCTTCGCGAGTCATTACTCACCATTCAAGATTTCTTGGGAGCTGTTTCCGGAGCTGTTTCCGACCAACCACAAGATCGGGTCAAGGCGGTGGAGGAGTGGGTGATGAAGCTTAAGGGCATAGCTCAAGATGCTGAAGATGTGATGGATGAGTTCGACTACGAAGTTGTTCGCCGTAAAGTTGAACTCCAAAATCATATGAAGAAAAAGGTACTCAACTTCTTTTCACTCTCCAATCCACTTGCATTTCGTTTGAAGATGGCACATAAAATTCAGAAGATCAACCAGTCCTTGTTATATCTCAAGAGGGATGCATCTTTCATCGGTCTAGTTTCCAAGAGTAAAGATGCAATCCCTCAGGAATCTAGATGGGACAGACAAACCAACTCACTCATTGGCAGAGACGAAATAACCGTTGGAAGGGAAGAGGTTGTGTCAGAAATAGTCGCAACCTTGACCGACTCCCAAAGCAACCAAGAAAATCTTGCGGTTATGCCCATCGTGGGAATGGGAGGTCTCGGCAAGACAACATTGGCCAAGTCAGTTTACAATGAGGATTCGATACTCAAGTTCTTTGAAAAGAGAATATGGGTTTGTGTATCGGACACATTTGAGGTCAATTTAATTCTACTCAAGATGTTAGAACAACTTAAACCGGCAAATGCCCCTTCTTCGAAAGATAACCAGGAAGCTCTGCTTAAGTTCCTTAAAGACGAGTTGAAAGATAAAAGATACTTATTCGTGCTTGATGATGTTTGGAACGAAGATCCCATAAAATGGGAGAATTTGATGGAATGTTTCTCAAAGCTTCATTCTGCTGGGGGGTCCAAGATTATTGTCACGACTCGTAGTAGCAAAGTTGCATCGATCTCCGAAAAGCTACTTCAACGACATGAATTGGGAAAGCTTTCTGTAGATGAATGTTGGTCCATCATGAAAAATAGAGCGTTCCCCAATAGTAATGCTCATATAGCTCCAGAGTTCCATACAGTTGGAAAGGAGATTGCTAAAAATTGTGGTGGCGTTCCATTGGTGGCAAAA GTTTTGGGAGGCATTTTGCGCAATAAAAAAGATATTGAAGAATGGTCGTCGTTTAAAGAAAGTAGAATATGGGAGAACCTATCAAAAGGACAAGATAGAATTATGCCAGTCTTGAAATTGAGTTTTGATAATTTAGAATCACCATCACTGAAGCAATGTTTTGCATATTGCTCAATGTTCAAGAaagattttgaaattcaaaGAGAGAACTTGATTCAACTATGGATGGCTCAAGGACTACTCCACTCTTCGCATGGCGAAAGTAAAGATATGGAAGACATTGGCAATGAATATTTTGACAATTTATTGCAGAGTTCCTTATTTCAAGATGCTGGAATGGGTCATAATGGCATTGTTAGAGAATGTAAGATGCACGATCTTGTGCACGATATGGCGGAACTTGTATCCAAATCAGAAAGCTTGAGGGGAGACTTACGTGGCATAGATAATACAAATGAGATTCGACATGTTGCTCGGGTTTCTACTTCTGTGTTGGATAAACTTCCAAAAAGAAGTGCTAGGAAATTGCGGTCGCTGTTTTTCGACGATGGTGAAGTTCCTAGGAACATTTTGGCACGGTTCAAAGCTTTACGTGTCTTAAATTTAAGTAATGCTAATATTGAAGAATTTCCAGTTTCAGTTGGAAGGCTGAAACACTTGAGGTATCTTGACATTTCTgaaacaaaattcaaatcacTCCCCAAGTCTATAGGCAAGCTCTATAACCTTCAGACGTTAAGAGCAACGAATTGTGCTCTTAAAGAGTTTCCAAAAGACCTGCAAAACTTGACCAATCTGAgacatatttattttgataagaGTACAAAATTCCCCCAGGGGATAAGTCGGCTAACATGCCTTCGAACATTACCTTACTTTTTGGTGGGTAATGAAATTGGTTGTCAAATTGAAGAGTTGGCTGGCTTGAAACATTTGAAAGGTGAATTAATCATTTGTAACCTAGAGCACGTAAAGAATGGAGAAGAAGCAAAGACGGCTACGTTAGAGGATAAGAAGGAAATATGTCATTTAAGCTTCAAATGGACAGAATATAGGTCAATAACCAACAACAGTGAAGAGGGGGATGTACTGGAAGGCCTTCGACCGCATCCTGGGTTGGAGAGCTTACGTATTAAAAACTTCATGGGAGATAGGTTTCCATCCTGGATGATACTGCTCAACAACTTGAAGAAGATTCAATTACTTGGATGCGACAAATGTGAAGGAGTCCCACCGCTCGGTCATCTACCCAATCTTACGGAGCTTGAGATTAATGGAATGGCTAATTTGACATGCCTTGGAGCTGAATTTTATGTTTATGATCTTGACCACAATGTAGCCAAGACAAGTAAGGAGAAAATTACTCTATTTCCTGCACTAAAAGTATTACATATTGTGAAGTGCAACAATCTAATTAAATGGATGGAAGCGCCAATGATGTCAACacaaaaagttgtggtttttCCTTGCCTCGAGGAGTTGGATATCAAAGATTGTTCCAAATTGAGAAATGTTCCGAGTCATTTTCCATCTCTTCAAAAGTTGGTGATAAATTCTAGTGATAGTGGAATGCCAATAGAAGAAATAAGCCGTGAATTAACAACTCTTGTTTCCCTCAAAATAGAAGGTATTAAGGAGCTTACCTGTTTGCCACAAGGAATTTTGAAGAACAATAATAATCTCTCATCTTTGACGATAAGCGGATGCGATGATTTAACTTGTATTGCTCCCGATGTATTTGGATCTTGCGGCTCTCTTAAGAGATTGTCTATTGGGGGGTGTAAAAAGTTGAGGCATTTGCTGGATGGGCTAGACACACTCCCTCTCCTTGAATACCTGAGTATTGGGGGATGTGATAGTCTAGAGTTGATTCCAATTACACAGGGCATGACATCTCTTCGGAAATTACATATTAGTGATTGTAAACAATTGGCGGATGGGCTAGACATACCACCTCTCCTTGAGAACCTGAGTATTCGGTGGTGTCCTAGTCTAGAGTTGATTCCAATTACACATGACATGGCATCTCTACGGGAATTAGAGATCGAGTATTGTGGACGATTGTCAGGCCTACCGAGTGGGATACGGTACTGCCCCTCTCTccagaaattgagtttaaaAGGTTGCGATGGTGTAACATCAGGCCCACTGATTGTATGGGCCTCTCTAGTGGAGTTGATGGTATGGGAATGCAATAATCTGACATCAATTGAAATCAAAGGCGGCGTGTCCTCTCTTCAGAAGTTGATGATCAGATATTGCGAAGAATTATCAAGTTTACCTGCTCTTCCTCCCTCTCTTAAGGAATTGTGGATAAGTGAATGCCCAAAGGTCCAAAGTAACAGCATTAGTCTACAATCTTTTTCAGATTTGCGCACCTTCACCTCCCTTCGACGACTGACGATTCGCAAATGTGAAGGATTGGAAAGTTGGGTGAGCAGGCTGCAGTTTCCACTCTCTCTTGAGAGTCTGACAATAGAGGATTTCCCTAATTTAGAGATTCTTCCAAGTTTAGACAACCTCACTTCTCTCCGTTATTTGGGGATTGTAAATTGGCGAAAGCTAAAAGATCTGCCGACGGGGTTACAACGGCTCCCGCACTTGGAGGGATTGAGCATCGGTGGGTTCTGGGAGGAGCTCGATTCCTTCCCTGATTTTCAAGTTGGATCATTAATGCACCTTACAATGTTATCCTTGTATGGTTGGCCTAAGCTCAAGTCTCTGCCTCAACAAATTCAACACCTCACTTCTCTAACATCATTGAGTTTATATGACTTTGGCGGAGTGGAGACTTTGCCAGAATGGTTGG GTTTGGGTAGCCTTACATCCCTTACATATCTGTATATTGGAGGGTGCGAGAATCTGATGAATTTGCCTAGTGTCCAAGCTATGCAACGCCTCACCAAATTACGAACCTTGCATATTTATCGATGTCATCCCCTTCTAAAGCAAAGATGCAGCAGGGACAGCGGCACAGATTGGCCCAAGATTTCTCACATTCCAGAAATTATGA TTGACGGACAAATCATACAATCGTTGGATGGAAGGTAG
- the LOC126615219 gene encoding putative disease resistance protein RGA3 isoform X4, which translates to MEGKIAETVFTFSVEGILSKVASLAAQELSLAWGFKAELKRLRESLLTIQDFLGAVSGAVSDQPQDRVKAVEEWVMKLKGIAQDAEDVMDEFDYEVVRRKVELQNHMKKKVLNFFSLSNPLAFRLKMAHKIQKINQSLLYLKRDASFIGLVSKSKDAIPQESRWDRQTNSLIGRDEITVGREEVVSEIVATLTDSQSNQENLAVMPIVGMGGLGKTTLAKSVYNEDSILKFFEKRIWVCVSDTFEVNLILLKMLEQLKPANAPSSKDNQEALLKFLKDELKDKRYLFVLDDVWNEDPIKWENLMECFSKLHSAGGSKIIVTTRSSKVASISEKLLQRHELGKLSVDECWSIMKNRAFPNSNAHIAPEFHTVGKEIAKNCGGVPLVAKVLGGILRNKKDIEEWSSFKESRIWENLSKGQDRIMPVLKLSFDNLESPSLKQCFAYCSMFKKDFEIQRENLIQLWMAQGLLHSSHGESKDMEDIGNEYFDNLLQSSLFQDAGMGHNGIVRECKMHDLVHDMAELVSKSESLRGDLRGIDNTNEIRHVARVSTSVLDKLPKRSARKLRSLFFDDGEVPRNILARFKALRVLNLSNANIEEFPVSVGRLKHLRYLDISETKFKSLPKSIGKLYNLQTLRATNCALKEFPKDLQNLTNLRHIYFDKSTKFPQGISRLTCLRTLPYFLVGNEIGCQIEELAGLKHLKGELIICNLEHVKNGEEAKTATLEDKKEICHLSFKWTEYRSITNNSEEGDVLEGLRPHPGLESLRIKNFMGDRFPSWMILLNNLKKIQLLGCDKCEGVPPLGHLPNLTELEINGMANLTCLGAEFYVYDLDHNVAKTSKEKITLFPALKVLHIVKCNNLIKWMEAPMMSTQKVVVFPCLEELDIKDCSKLRNVPSHFPSLQKLVINSSDSGMPIEEISRELTTLVSLKIEGIKELTCLPQGILKNNNNLSSLTISGCDDLTCIAPDVFGSCGSLKRLSIGGCKKLRHLLDGLDTLPLLEYLSIGGCDSLELIPITQGMTSLRKLHISDCKQLADGLDIPPLLENLSIRWCPSLELIPITHDMASLRELEIEYCGRLSGLPSGIRYCPSLQKLSLKGCDGVTSGPLIVWASLVELMVWECNNLTSIEIKGGVSSLQKLMIRYCEELSSLPALPPSLKELWISECPKVQSNSISLQSFSDLRTFTSLRRLTIRKCEGLESWVSRLQFPLSLESLTIEDFPNLEILPSLDNLTSLRYLGIVNWRKLKDLPTGLQRLPHLEGLSIGGFWEELDSFPDFQVGSLMHLTMLSLYGWPKLKSLPQQIQHLTSLTSLSLYDFGGVETLPEWLGLGSLTSLTYLYIGGCENLMNLPSVQAMQRLTKLRTLYIYRCHPLLKQRCSRDSSTDWPKISHIPFIVVDGQIIQSLDGR; encoded by the exons ATGGAAGGGAAGATTGCAGAAACTGTGTTTACTTTTTCTGTTGAGGGAATACTGTCGAAGGTGGCGTCACTTGCTGCTCAAGAACTGAGTCTTGCGTGGGGTTTCAAAGCTGAACTCAAACGGCTTCGCGAGTCATTACTCACCATTCAAGATTTCTTGGGAGCTGTTTCCGGAGCTGTTTCCGACCAACCACAAGATCGGGTCAAGGCGGTGGAGGAGTGGGTGATGAAGCTTAAGGGCATAGCTCAAGATGCTGAAGATGTGATGGATGAGTTCGACTACGAAGTTGTTCGCCGTAAAGTTGAACTCCAAAATCATATGAAGAAAAAGGTACTCAACTTCTTTTCACTCTCCAATCCACTTGCATTTCGTTTGAAGATGGCACATAAAATTCAGAAGATCAACCAGTCCTTGTTATATCTCAAGAGGGATGCATCTTTCATCGGTCTAGTTTCCAAGAGTAAAGATGCAATCCCTCAGGAATCTAGATGGGACAGACAAACCAACTCACTCATTGGCAGAGACGAAATAACCGTTGGAAGGGAAGAGGTTGTGTCAGAAATAGTCGCAACCTTGACCGACTCCCAAAGCAACCAAGAAAATCTTGCGGTTATGCCCATCGTGGGAATGGGAGGTCTCGGCAAGACAACATTGGCCAAGTCAGTTTACAATGAGGATTCGATACTCAAGTTCTTTGAAAAGAGAATATGGGTTTGTGTATCGGACACATTTGAGGTCAATTTAATTCTACTCAAGATGTTAGAACAACTTAAACCGGCAAATGCCCCTTCTTCGAAAGATAACCAGGAAGCTCTGCTTAAGTTCCTTAAAGACGAGTTGAAAGATAAAAGATACTTATTCGTGCTTGATGATGTTTGGAACGAAGATCCCATAAAATGGGAGAATTTGATGGAATGTTTCTCAAAGCTTCATTCTGCTGGGGGGTCCAAGATTATTGTCACGACTCGTAGTAGCAAAGTTGCATCGATCTCCGAAAAGCTACTTCAACGACATGAATTGGGAAAGCTTTCTGTAGATGAATGTTGGTCCATCATGAAAAATAGAGCGTTCCCCAATAGTAATGCTCATATAGCTCCAGAGTTCCATACAGTTGGAAAGGAGATTGCTAAAAATTGTGGTGGCGTTCCATTGGTGGCAAAA GTTTTGGGAGGCATTTTGCGCAATAAAAAAGATATTGAAGAATGGTCGTCGTTTAAAGAAAGTAGAATATGGGAGAACCTATCAAAAGGACAAGATAGAATTATGCCAGTCTTGAAATTGAGTTTTGATAATTTAGAATCACCATCACTGAAGCAATGTTTTGCATATTGCTCAATGTTCAAGAaagattttgaaattcaaaGAGAGAACTTGATTCAACTATGGATGGCTCAAGGACTACTCCACTCTTCGCATGGCGAAAGTAAAGATATGGAAGACATTGGCAATGAATATTTTGACAATTTATTGCAGAGTTCCTTATTTCAAGATGCTGGAATGGGTCATAATGGCATTGTTAGAGAATGTAAGATGCACGATCTTGTGCACGATATGGCGGAACTTGTATCCAAATCAGAAAGCTTGAGGGGAGACTTACGTGGCATAGATAATACAAATGAGATTCGACATGTTGCTCGGGTTTCTACTTCTGTGTTGGATAAACTTCCAAAAAGAAGTGCTAGGAAATTGCGGTCGCTGTTTTTCGACGATGGTGAAGTTCCTAGGAACATTTTGGCACGGTTCAAAGCTTTACGTGTCTTAAATTTAAGTAATGCTAATATTGAAGAATTTCCAGTTTCAGTTGGAAGGCTGAAACACTTGAGGTATCTTGACATTTCTgaaacaaaattcaaatcacTCCCCAAGTCTATAGGCAAGCTCTATAACCTTCAGACGTTAAGAGCAACGAATTGTGCTCTTAAAGAGTTTCCAAAAGACCTGCAAAACTTGACCAATCTGAgacatatttattttgataagaGTACAAAATTCCCCCAGGGGATAAGTCGGCTAACATGCCTTCGAACATTACCTTACTTTTTGGTGGGTAATGAAATTGGTTGTCAAATTGAAGAGTTGGCTGGCTTGAAACATTTGAAAGGTGAATTAATCATTTGTAACCTAGAGCACGTAAAGAATGGAGAAGAAGCAAAGACGGCTACGTTAGAGGATAAGAAGGAAATATGTCATTTAAGCTTCAAATGGACAGAATATAGGTCAATAACCAACAACAGTGAAGAGGGGGATGTACTGGAAGGCCTTCGACCGCATCCTGGGTTGGAGAGCTTACGTATTAAAAACTTCATGGGAGATAGGTTTCCATCCTGGATGATACTGCTCAACAACTTGAAGAAGATTCAATTACTTGGATGCGACAAATGTGAAGGAGTCCCACCGCTCGGTCATCTACCCAATCTTACGGAGCTTGAGATTAATGGAATGGCTAATTTGACATGCCTTGGAGCTGAATTTTATGTTTATGATCTTGACCACAATGTAGCCAAGACAAGTAAGGAGAAAATTACTCTATTTCCTGCACTAAAAGTATTACATATTGTGAAGTGCAACAATCTAATTAAATGGATGGAAGCGCCAATGATGTCAACacaaaaagttgtggtttttCCTTGCCTCGAGGAGTTGGATATCAAAGATTGTTCCAAATTGAGAAATGTTCCGAGTCATTTTCCATCTCTTCAAAAGTTGGTGATAAATTCTAGTGATAGTGGAATGCCAATAGAAGAAATAAGCCGTGAATTAACAACTCTTGTTTCCCTCAAAATAGAAGGTATTAAGGAGCTTACCTGTTTGCCACAAGGAATTTTGAAGAACAATAATAATCTCTCATCTTTGACGATAAGCGGATGCGATGATTTAACTTGTATTGCTCCCGATGTATTTGGATCTTGCGGCTCTCTTAAGAGATTGTCTATTGGGGGGTGTAAAAAGTTGAGGCATTTGCTGGATGGGCTAGACACACTCCCTCTCCTTGAATACCTGAGTATTGGGGGATGTGATAGTCTAGAGTTGATTCCAATTACACAGGGCATGACATCTCTTCGGAAATTACATATTAGTGATTGTAAACAATTGGCGGATGGGCTAGACATACCACCTCTCCTTGAGAACCTGAGTATTCGGTGGTGTCCTAGTCTAGAGTTGATTCCAATTACACATGACATGGCATCTCTACGGGAATTAGAGATCGAGTATTGTGGACGATTGTCAGGCCTACCGAGTGGGATACGGTACTGCCCCTCTCTccagaaattgagtttaaaAGGTTGCGATGGTGTAACATCAGGCCCACTGATTGTATGGGCCTCTCTAGTGGAGTTGATGGTATGGGAATGCAATAATCTGACATCAATTGAAATCAAAGGCGGCGTGTCCTCTCTTCAGAAGTTGATGATCAGATATTGCGAAGAATTATCAAGTTTACCTGCTCTTCCTCCCTCTCTTAAGGAATTGTGGATAAGTGAATGCCCAAAGGTCCAAAGTAACAGCATTAGTCTACAATCTTTTTCAGATTTGCGCACCTTCACCTCCCTTCGACGACTGACGATTCGCAAATGTGAAGGATTGGAAAGTTGGGTGAGCAGGCTGCAGTTTCCACTCTCTCTTGAGAGTCTGACAATAGAGGATTTCCCTAATTTAGAGATTCTTCCAAGTTTAGACAACCTCACTTCTCTCCGTTATTTGGGGATTGTAAATTGGCGAAAGCTAAAAGATCTGCCGACGGGGTTACAACGGCTCCCGCACTTGGAGGGATTGAGCATCGGTGGGTTCTGGGAGGAGCTCGATTCCTTCCCTGATTTTCAAGTTGGATCATTAATGCACCTTACAATGTTATCCTTGTATGGTTGGCCTAAGCTCAAGTCTCTGCCTCAACAAATTCAACACCTCACTTCTCTAACATCATTGAGTTTATATGACTTTGGCGGAGTGGAGACTTTGCCAGAATGGTTGG GTTTGGGTAGCCTTACATCCCTTACATATCTGTATATTGGAGGGTGCGAGAATCTGATGAATTTGCCTAGTGTCCAAGCTATGCAACGCCTCACCAAATTACGAAC CCTGTATATTTATAGATGTCATCCCCTTCTAAAGCAAAGATGCAGCAGGGACAGCAGCACAGATTGGCCCAAGATTTCGCACATTCCATTTATCGTCG TTGACGGACAAATCATACAATCGTTGGATGGAAGGTAG